The genomic DNA TAATAGTTAAACCGGTATTTTTTTCTCCAATTTCTTCTAAAAATTTTTCTTTATCCAAGATATAGTAATCAGGGAAGGTAGAATTTATTTCAAAACTTTCCAATGGAATTAAAAATCCAACTTTCTCTTTCTTTACTTTAAAAGCTTTAACTTTCTTTCCTTTTTCATGTTTTCCATCTACTTCCGGTGCTTCTTCAAAAATTTCCGGTGAACTTTGATAAAGAATTCTCCAACTCTTTCTGATTACTTCCTCGTATCTTCCTTGATAACTTTCCGGAACAGGAACTCCTTCATTTAAAAGAAATTCTCTTGCAATTTTAAGTGGGTCATCCGGATCAGGATTAATTTCAATTTTCTTATCGTTTAAATAATTTAAGAACATTAAGAAAAGAGAGTTATCTAAACCACGCATTATTTTTTCTATACCTTTTGCATCAGATTTTACCTGAACTTCAAAAGGTAAAAAACATGCTCTTCTCAAAACCTGTAATCCGCCTGAAAAATCTTGTAAATTAGATGTAAGAATTAACACCCTCTTAGTTCTTTCATCTTCACTTGTATGTTTTAAAACATCTTGTAATGCACTTTCAGAAAAATGCTTAGGATTTACTTCATCTATCAATAAAGGTGAAAGATTATCAGAAAAAAGTTTAGCTTCAATGGTGTAAGCTTGGCTATTTTGAGTTTTCTGTAATCTTCTGTAATTTATTTTTAAGGTTCCTAAGAGCCTTGCTATAACTTCAAGAATTGTACTTTTTCCTGCTTTTGCTACTCCCCCTAAAAGTGCAAAAATCGGGAAGAGATTAAGGTCAATTCCTTCTTCAAAGGCTCTTTTTCTTATAAAATATATAATCGGAGAATTAAATGCAAAAACTATTGCCTCACCTATAAGAGATGGATGCTTATAACTTGAATTCTTTGATATTTCTATATATTCTCTTAAAAGTTTTGCCATTTCCTTTGCTTTTGTTCTTATATCATCATCAATGTATATAGGAAATCCATTATATAGAAATCCATAAGAAATATCATGATATATAGTAGTTTCTTCAGTTCTTTGTTTTTGTAGTTCTTTTAATACATCTTTAAGTTTTTCAATATTATCTTTTGCCAGTATAATTTCTTTTCTTTTTTGGTTTAAAAACTTAATATCTTCTTCTACTTCTTCCAGTTTCTTTTTCTCTTCTTGTATAATCGTTGTGTCAGGGACTATTTTATTTACAATAATATTTTTAATAGTAATATTTGTTGCAAGTTCTGCAGATTTCTCTGCCACTTCTTTTAAAACTTGAATATTCCCATTAAGTATTGCTGTTTCTATATTAATACTAGGGGATATTCCTTTCTTTTCTGCATCTTTTAATATTTCCCTTTTGAAATCTTTATCTACTATGGTTTTAGCCTTACTTTTTTCTTGATAATAATCATTTATGTAGGTTTGAATTAGATTCGGATTATCTATTACTATAAAATCTTCTCCTTGCACTCCAAACCAAGCACTTATAGATGCATTTGCACTTCCTAAAATAACCCTTTTTATTTCATTATCTTTTCCGAGAAGATATAATTTTCTGTGAGAATTAGGAAGATGATAAATTTCTATCTCTTTTTGTAATGACTTAATAAGAAAAGGTTTAATTTTTTCTCGTATTTCCTTTAAAAAATATTGTATTGATATTTCATTTTCTTCTATTCCTATTAAAAGCTCAATCTGATTAAAATTTTTAAATACATCAAAGATAGCATTAATTGATGTGGAAAATGTAATGGCTAAAACTTTATTAAATCCTTCCAATAATGAAGCAGGATTTATATTTCTCCTCTCCGTAATCCCATCTTCATTAATAATAAGGCATGGTTTTTCTGCCAGTTCTTGTTTTGATGTCAATCCTATATCAAAAAGTCCTCTTTCCATACCATTATGCTTTGCCATTATAATATTTTATAGTTTATCATAAATTATGGAAGTTTTTGCAATAATTTCAAAAATTAAACCTGCATTATTTAAAGGTTTTAAATATATGCAAAAGATTAATCTTCATTTTTTTCTTCATTCATATTTTCTTTTTTCTCTTCTTGCACCTGTTTCGGATTACAAGGTTCAGGATTTATTAAAACGCAATATATTTTACCACCAAAAGCAAATATTACCGGTGCAAGTATTATGCTTAATATGTATTTCATCTTTTTACCAACTCCTATTTTATGGCATTAATGCTTTTATATCTGCTTTGTTTTTAGATATGTCTATTTTTACATATTCGTATTGAATTCCAGCTCAAAAACTTGTCTGGAGGCTTTATTAATTTCCGAATTAGCATTTATTTAAATCTTGTAAAAAGTTATTCAGAAAAAAGGGGCTTTTACCCCTTTTAAAAAATTATGTTTTTACAGAAGAAGATTTTTTATAATTATTCCAGCCTGTAAAACCACCTGCAAGAACTAATATGTTTTCAAATCCTAATCTTTCAAGTAAACTTGCAGCCAATGAGCCTCTTGGACCCAAACCACAATATATAACTATTTCTTTATTTTTATCAAGTTCATTATATCTTTCTCTGAGTTCCGGTAATGGAATGTTTATAGAGTTTTCTATCTTGCCATTTATTAGTTCAGATTTTGCTCTAACATCTAAAAGAATAAAATTTTCATCCTTAAGTTTTTCTTCTAATTCATTTGTAGATATAGCCTTAAAAGATTTTATTGGTTTTCCTGCTTTTGTCCAAGCAAATATATGATTTTCAAGGTATCCCACGATATTATCTATTCCAACTCTTCTAAGTTTAATAGTTATATCATCAATTTCTTTATTATTTTCTATTACAAGTAAAATCTCTTTTTCTGGGTCAAGTATCCATCCTGCAAATAATGAGAAAGGCATAAATTTATAATCCATACTTATAGATTCTGGAATATGTCCTCCTATCCATGAAAGATAAGACCTTGTATCAAGAATAATTTTATTTTCATCTATTAAGTTCTCAAATTCATTTACAGATAAAGCTTTTGGAGAAGGAAGATTTGAAATATATATAGCACCTTCTTCATTTATTTTAGAACATCTTTTGAAATGGTCAGGTGCAGGTGGCATTCCATCTAATAAAGTTTTAATAAATTCTTCTTCCGGAAGAGATAAAAGCTTGTTAAATTTTCTTTCATAGCCTATAGTAGAGCTTCTTTTTGTTGATAATGCTTTACCGCATAATGTTCCTGCTCCATGTGCCGGATAAACTTCTACAAAATCAGGAAGTTTCAATAGTTTTTGTAAAGAATTATATAATTTTTTGGCAAGTTCATCTTTTTTATCCGGAAATAAATCCGGTCTTCCCACATCACCGACAAAAAGAGTATCTCCGGTAAAAACTGCAACAGGCTCTTCTCCGCGGGATAAATCTGTAAATACATAAGATACATGTTCAGGAGTATGTCCTGGAGTATCTAAAACATCTATTTTTATGTTTTCTATCTGTATTACATCTCCCTCTTTAACAGAGATATGTTCTCTTTTACTTTCCTGCTTTGCTGGTAAATAAAGTTTTGCACCGGTTTTTTCAGCAAGCTCATAATGACCACCTATAAAATCTGCATGTAGATGTGTTACAAGAACAGCTTCAATTTCTACCCCAAATTCTTTTGCCTTTTGGATGTAATCTTCAATATCTCTTTTTGGGTCTATTACAATAGCTTTTGTTTGACCTGCAATCAGATAAGATATATGAGATATTCCATCTCCAATAAAAAATCTTTCTATTATCATTGATTTTACCTCCATGGTTAGTTAGTATTAACTAAAAAAATTATATCACATACTATAAATCTGGTATTTAGTATAATAGATGATAAAATATGAATATAAGTAAAAGAGAAATAAATATGGACAAGAGAAAAATAAACAGTTAGACTTTTTGTAATTTTTCATCTATTACACACAATACCCCTTATATCATGATGGAAAATTCATTTAGCAAATGTTATATAATATATTTTTCTTAAAATCAATTTCAAAAGGTGAGAAAATAAGTTGGAAAAACCAAGAGAATGGCTTAGGGAAAAAAGTATAGCAAAAAAGATATTGACAGAATCAAATTTAGTATTAGAAGTAATAGATGCAAGGATACCATTTGAGACAAGAAATGCAGTTGTAGAGCAGTTTGCAAAAGAGAGAAATAAAAGCCTGATTATTGTAATGAATAAATCAGACCTTGTTCCGAAAGATTTTTTAATGAAAGCAAAACAGATGATAGAAAAAGAGTATCCGGTAATTGTATTTTCTGCTCATAAAAATATAGGTATAAAAGAATTACAGGAGAAATTAAAAGAGATAGCGAAAAAAAAGGGCATTATAAAGGTAGGAGTTTTAGGTTATCCTAATGTTGGAAAATCTTCTATTATAAATAGCTTGAAAAAGAAAAAAGTAGCCATAACCTCTCCAAAACCCGGAATGACAACCGGAGAAAAATTAATAAAATTAGATGAAAATATATTCTTGATAGATACTCCCGGAATAATAACCCTTGAATTTCAAGAAAATTTAGCATTAAAAGGCTCATATATACCGGAAAAGCTACAGCAACCGGTAGAAATTGCTTTAAAACTTATAGAAAAAATATATAAAGAAAAAAAAGAGGCTTTAAAAGAGCTTTATAAGATAGAGCCGGAAGAAGATAGCTTAAAAACCCTTGAGAAAATCGCAGAAAAATTAAATTATAAAATTTCCGGTGGAGAGCTTGATTTAGACAGAACCGCAAAAAAAGTATTATGGGATTGGATAAAAGGAAATTTAAAAGCATACTGGTTATGATTTTTAACATTGCTAATATATATTAACCGTTATATCTTTTTTGTATATATATTGTAAAAGAGGTAGAAAAAAATGTCTGTTAATTATATAGAACCAAAATTAACCATAGAGCTTGCATCCCAATGTGTAAAATGTTCTGCCTGCAGGTCTGTTTGTCCTACTTATAGTGTTGTAAAAGAAGAAAGGTCTTCTCCAAGAGGAAGGCTTGCTCTTGCAGAAATGGTTGTAAGTGGAGAAATGCCATTAACAGAAGATGTAGTAGCCCAATGGAACCAATGTGCTATGTGCAGGAGATGTGAATGGATATGTCCTAATGAAGTTGAATATAAAGAAATTATGTTTAGAGCAAGGAATTTAGGAAAAGAAAAAGCAAAAAGAGATATATTTAAAGAAGTTGTATTTAAAGGTCTTGCAATGATGGGTAATCCTCTGACAAAAATAGGAATGAAATTTGCTCCTTCTTTACTTTCTGCTTACGGAAAAGCCCTTGGAAAAGAAGTTCCTGAGTATAACTCTGTTTATATAGATGTAGGAATACCTAAATATGCTAAGCTTATGCCAAAACCTTCTGCTAAGCCATTTGGACTAAGAGGAAAAGAGGTTAAAACAGAAAAACCAAAAGGAAGATTATTATTTTTTACCGGTTGTATGATAGATGCTTTCCACGGAAAAACCGGTGAAAGCGTATTAAAACTTATGGAAAAAGCAGGATATGATGTAGTTGTCCCAAAAGATATAAGATGTTGTGGAGCACCCCATTTATATAGCGGTGAGATAGAAGCATTTAATAAATTGATGGAACATAATAAAAAAGAGATAGATAAATATGAGTTTGATGCTATTGTGGTAGCGTGTCCTACCTGTGGTGGAGCATTAAAAGAAGAATATCATTATCCTGTGAAAGATTTTGCAGAAATATTAAGAGAAGAAGGATTTTATACCTTTAAAGGAAACGGAGAAAAAGTAACTTTCCATTTTCCTTGCCACTCTTACACTGCTATGAAAACAAACCCGAATGTATTTAGAGATGTTCTTCAAAATGTAAAAGATGTAAGCTATGTAGAAGGCGAAGAAGCTATGATGTGTTGCGGTTTTGCCGGATATTTCTCTGTTGCTAATTATGAAGTAGCTTCAGAGCTTCAAAAAAGAAAAGTAGAAGATATAAAGAAAACCGAGGCAACCTATGTTTTAAGCGATTGTCCCGGATGTGTTTTAAATATAGCAGACGGAATGTATAAACATGATTATTATAAAAATATAAAAGTAATGCATCTTGCAGAATATCTTGCAGAGAGATTAATAGAAGAAGGAGAATAAATGCCGTTATATATCCAGATAGCATTTAGATATTTATTATCTATAAAATCAAAAGTGTTATCTTTTATGACTGTTATATCAGTTATAGGAATAATAGTTGGTGTGACGGCTTTAATTGTTACCTTAGCTATTATGTCCGGTTTTTCTTATGGTTTAAAGCAAAAAATACTTGATACAGCCCCTACAATTATAATAACTACTTTATCAAATAACAAAATGCTACAAAATGACCCTGTTGTAGAAAAAGAGATTAAAAATATAAAAGAAGTGGTAGATTATGAACCATTTGTTTATTCAAATGCCATAGCATCAAAAGATGAATCTGTATTTCATATAATTGTTAGAGGAGTATATCCGGAAAAAGACAAAAACATAGCTTCAATTGATAAAAAATTAATAGCCGGTGATTATAGATTACTTAACAATGAAGATGCAGTAATCATAGGTAAAGATTTAGCAGTAGCCCTTGGAGTATGGGTAGGAGATAGCTTTAATATTATTTCCCCAATTGGAAGGAAAACAGCCCTTGGATTTTTACCCAAGATGAAAAAGGTTTATGTAGCAGGAATAGCAGATTTTGGTATGTTTGAATATGATTCTTCTTTTGTAGGAATAAATATAAATTCTGCAAGAGAATTTTTTGATATGGGCAGTTATATAACCGGATACCAACTAAAATTAAAAGACCCATACCAAGCAGAAAAGATAAAAGATATTTTAGAAAAAAAATTACCACCTGATTATATAGTAAAATCATGGATGGATTTAAATAAAAGCCTATTTCAAGCATTGGAACTTGAAAAACTTGCTATGTTTATGGTAATTGCATTAATAATTTTAGTGGCTTCATTTAATATTTCCAGCTTACTTACAACAAAAGCAAGAGAAAAGAGAAAAGATATAGCTATCCTAAAAACCATAGGAGCAGATAATAACTTAATTTTAAAAATATTTTTATCCCAAGGTTTAATAATAGGATTAATTGGAACAACTATTGGTGTATTACTTGGATTATCTATTGTGTATGTAGCAGATAGTTATCATCTTGTAAAATTAAATCCGGATGTTTATCTTATAAATTATCTTCCTTTTAAAATATCTACATTGGAAGTTTTAGCAGTATTTTTTACATCTTTAATAATATGTTTTATTTCTTCAATTTTTCCGGCTTATTCAGCATCAAAAGAAAATATAGCAGAAATACTTAGATATGAGTAATTTTATTTAAAAAACTCATTTTTTAACTTTATAAAAGTATCTTCTGAATATCCATTTTTGTAAATTTTAAGCAGATTTATTATTTTATCTTTATCTATATTTTCAAACAAATCTTTATTATTTAAGAAAAATGTTATAAGCTGGGTTACATTTTTTGGTGATAATGTTTTAGATGCTCTTTCAAAATCTATCAGATATACATCATAATTATCAGTTACCAAAACATTTGAGTAAGGTTTATGCATCTCTTCTTTATTTATTTTTAATATATCAAGTTTTCTTGCCTGATTTAATAAATTTGATAAGAGAATTTTGCTATTTTCTTTATTTAAAACTTCATTTAAAGGTCTTCCTTCTATATATCTATATGCTATAAAATCTTCACCTAATAAATATAGTTTTGCTCCTATATTATATTTATTTAACTCTTTTAAAATAATGCCTTCTTTTTTTATTGAAAATGTATAATCTTTTTTGATAGGTATTTTAAAAGATAAGAGAAGGCCATTGTAGTATCCGGCATATATTTTTGCCTTCCAGCCTTCTCCTATCTGTTTTAAATCTTTTATATCATCTTTTATCTTTTCAAAAAACATTTAAGCTTTTATTGCTCTTTCATATCTTTGGTTAATTACATCCCAGTTTAGATTTTTGAAGAATGCATCTATATAAGGTGGTCTTTTGTTCTTTTGGTCTACATAATAAGCATGCTCATAGACATCAAGAACTATTAGAGGAAAAGAACCAACAAAGCCATATTGGTTATGGGCATCAAATCCATTTACAAAAAGCATTTTATTATAAACATCATAAGATAAGGTAGACCAACCTCTGCAAGCTATTCCGGTTGCTTTTATTTCATTTAGACAGTTGTCAACAGAGCCAAATGTTTCTTCTATTGCAGTTTTCAACTCCTTAGAAGGCTCTCCTTTTCCACCACCTATTAAATTTTCAAAATATAATTCATGAAGAATAACACCCATATAGTTAAAGCTTTCTTCAACTTTTAAAGCCCTGTATTCAGAATAATTTTGATTTGCCTTAGACCTATCTGCAAAATCAGATGCCAACTTTTCTTGAATTTCATTATATTTTGCTACATAACCTTTATAATGACCTTCAAAATGAACTTCAATCTGCTCATCAGAGATACCAACTAAACCTTTTGGTTTAAGATAATCCTTTGGTTGAAGTTTTACTACTTTCATTTTACTTACCTCCTTTTTGGATTTAATAGGTTTTTTTTCTTCTTTTTCTAAAATTTCCATTGCATAGCTTTGGGTTGCAATTGTAGATAATGCCAAAATTTTCACAAAATCCCTTCTATTCATTATTTCAACCTCTGTTTTGTTATAAATATAATCTTATTTGATAAAAAATTTTTACCTATGATTAAAATCATTTAGTAAAAATATTTAATACATTAAAATGGTAATCTAAATTTAATAAAAAATAGGAGGTATTGCAATGCCAAAAGTAAATAGCTATGTAGACATTAGCACTATTGACAAAGAAGCTAAAAGAGATTTTATTGACAGACATTCTCCATTTGTTCATGTAGAAGGTGAAGCTATAAAAGGAGAAAAACTTAAGGTAAAAGTTAGAGTTGGTAATGAGTATGTTCATCCGGATGATTTTGACCATTATATTGCTTATGTTCAGTTATGGGATGGAGATACATTTTTAGCACAGGTTAATTTTGTTCCTGGAGTAATGGGAAATAAACCAAACCAAGCAGAAGTAGATTTTTATATAGTTCCTACAAAAGATAAGCTCAAACTCAATGCTATGAGCTACTGCACAAAACACGGTCTTTGGCAAAGTGAAACAGTTGAGGTTAATGTTATAGAAAAAGAACCTTCTAACGTTTAATACAACCATTTAAGCCCTCTTATGAGGGCTTTTCTCCCTTAAAAAATCTTCTTAATCTAAATCTTCTTAATCTAATAAGATTTTAATTTTTTCTCTATTTTTCTAATTTTTGATATCAATCCGGTAATCTATTACAATCAAAAATTTCTTAATTTACTCAAATATTTATCTAAATTTTAAAAAATCAAACACTGTTTTATTGACAAATTTAAAATATGATTATATCCTAATTATGTTAAATTTTTTAAACTTTTGGAGGTAATAATGGGAGAGTATCAAAGACCTACGGTTTCTATTATTGGAGCGGGAAATGTGGGGGAACATGTTGCCAATCTTATAGCTATTAGAGAACTTGCAAATATAAAGATGTTTGACCTTCCAAGAAAAACTGAAGATAAAACATTTGAAGTGGTAAAAGGAAAAGCCCTTGATATAAAACAGATGGCAACTTCACTTGGTGTAGATGTTGATGTAAAAGGTTATACCGTTACACCTGATGGACAGGGATACGAACCATTAAGAAACTCTGATATAGTTGTTATAACTGCCGGATTTCCAAGAAGACCCGGAATGAGTAGAGATGATTTATTGACTGCAAATGTAAACATTATAAGAACAGTTTCAGAAAGGATAGCCTTATATGCTCCAAATGCTACTGTTATTGTTGTATCTAATCCGGTAGATGTCCTAACTTATGCAACATTGAAAATAACAGGATTTTCAAAAAATAAAGTGCTTGGAATGGCAGGAGTTTTAGATACAGCAAGATTTAAAGCATTTATAGCAATGGAGTTAAAAGTTTCTGTAAAAAATATAAACTGTTATGTGCTTGGTAGCCACGGAGATGATATGGTTCCTCTTTTATCGGCTTCTAATGTAGGGGGAATACCATTAACAAAATTATTTAGTAAAGAAAAACTTGAAGAACTAATTAATAGAACAAAATTTGGTGGTGGAGAGATAGTTAATCTTATGGGAACTTCTGCTTATCACGCTCCCGGTTCTTCTGTTGTTGAGATGATAGAAGCAATATTAAGGGATAAAAAAGAGATACTTCCTTGCTCTGTTTATCTTGAAGGAGAAGATGCAAAATTTTATAATGCTTATGATGTTTGTATAGGTCTTCCAGTTAAAGTTGGAGCTCATGGATGGGAAGAAGTAGTAAAATTAGAACTTTCCGAGGAAGAGAAAAAAATGTGGGAATCTTCTGTAAAATCTGTTAAAGAAGGCATAAATAGAATAAAAGAGTTAAAATTAATATAGAGGTGTTTAAAATTGAGAACTATAGATGCAAAAACAATAACAGAAGCAGTAAAAAAATTAGTAATGGAAGCAAACTATTTTTTACCTGAAGATGTTCTAACTGCTTTCAAAGAAGCTATAAATAAAGAAGAATCACCTCTTGGAAAGGAGATATTACAGGAAATAGTAAAGAATGCAGAAGTAGCAGCTTCCGAGCAGATTGCATACTGCCAAGATACCGGATATCCTGTTTTCTTTGTAGATATAGGTCAGGATGTTCATATAGTGGGTGGATATATAACAGATGCAATAAATGAAGGAGTAAGACAGGCAACAAAAGAAGGGTATCTTAGAGCTTCTTTATCTTTTGACCCTGTTTTTGAAAGAAAAAACACAGGAGATAATACACCGGCTCTTATATATTACAACATTGTGCCTGGAGATAAAATAAAGATAAAATTTGCGGCAAAAGGTGGTGGCTCTGAAAATCAAAGTAAACAAGCAATGCTTAAACCTGCTGATGGATGGGAAGGTGTTAAAAAATTTGTCTTACAAGCAATAGCTAATGCAGGGCCAAATGCTTGTCCACCTTTTACCGTTGGAGTAGGAATTGGAGGAACATTTGATTATTCTGCCGTTCTTGCAAAAAAAGCGTTATTTAGAAAAGTAGGAGAGCCAAATCCTGACCCAATTGCTGCTAAAATAGAAAAAGAAATTCTTGAAGATGCCAATAAGCTCGGTGTTGGACCTCTTGGTTTTGGAGGAACTGTTACTGCAATAGATGTAAAAGTTGAGATGGCACCTTGCCATATAGCATCTTTACCGGTAGCAGTAAATATTCAATGCCATGCAGCAAGACATAAAGAGATAGAAATTTAAGGAGCAAACCATGGAAAAAAGAATTTTTACCCCATTAACAGATGAAATAATAGAAGATTTAAGAGCAGGAGATAAAGTCCTATTAAATGGATATGTATATACTGCAAGAGATGCAGCACATAAAAGAATGCTTCAAGAATACGAACAAACAGGAAAACTACCTTTTGATATAAGAGGTCAAGTTATTTATTATGTAGGTCCAACACCACCAAAACCGGGACATATTATAGGTTCTGCCGGTCCTACAACTGCATATAGAATGGATAAATATACTCCAAAACTATTAGAACTTGGTCTTAAAGGAACCATAGGAAAAGGATGGAGAGGTCCTGAAGTTAAAGAAGCTTTGAAGAAATATAAAGCAGTATATTTTGCTGCTTATGGTGGAACTGCAGCAATTTTATCAAAGCATATAGTATCGGTAGAAATGGTTGCTTATGAAGATTTAGGACCAGAAGCTATAAGAAAACTTGAATTTAAAGATTTTCCTGTGATTGTAGCAAACGATATATACGGTGGAGATGTATTTGAAGAAGGACAGAAAAAATATAGAAAATTAGTTATTACATAAAGGAGGCAAGAGTATGAAGGTACATGAACATCAGGCTAAAGAAATTTTTGCAAAGTATGGTCTTCCGGTTCCAAGAGGTTATCCTGCA from Venenivibrio stagnispumantis includes the following:
- a CDS encoding Fe-S-containing hydro-lyase — encoded protein: MEKRIFTPLTDEIIEDLRAGDKVLLNGYVYTARDAAHKRMLQEYEQTGKLPFDIRGQVIYYVGPTPPKPGHIIGSAGPTTAYRMDKYTPKLLELGLKGTIGKGWRGPEVKEALKKYKAVYFAAYGGTAAILSKHIVSVEMVAYEDLGPEAIRKLEFKDFPVIVANDIYGGDVFEEGQKKYRKLVIT